Proteins from a genomic interval of Plutella xylostella chromosome 24, ilPluXylo3.1, whole genome shotgun sequence:
- the LOC105393541 gene encoding ATP synthase subunit beta, mitochondrial, translating to MRQFILNRIPSSIYYSRSWSHRTSKKCITTLSPASYDQGIFDEPKVTSRPGKERENLNIGLGVDGKRQVKIGAYIPLAAVSYTGVKHFSTMAVLQSSDPCGPKKNDPCGPKKNDPCGPKKEPAKDPCGPKKDPCAPKKDPCAPKKEPAKDPCGPKKDPCAPKKDPCGPKKDAPKDPCGPKKEAPKDPCKKVCSDVRDDDCCPPCPPCPGEKGKGEGPPKSATAGATGQIIAVIGAVVDVQFDKDLPPILNALEVPGRTPRLILEVAQHLGESSCRTIAMDGTEGLVRGQQVVDSGAPITIPVGQPTLGRIMNVIGEPIDERGPIETSEFAPIHADAPPFVDMSVEQEILATGIKVVDLLAPYVKGGKIGLFGGAGVGKTVLIMELINNVAKAHGGFSVFAGVGERTREGNDLYNEMKVGGVITDDYKTSKVALVYGQMNEPPGARARVALTGLTVAEHFRDKEGQDVLLFIDNIFRFTQAGSEVSALLGRIPSAVGYQPTLATDMGTMQERITTTKTGSITSVQAVYVPADDLTDPAPATTFAHLDATTVLSRAIAELGIYPAVDPLDSTSRVMDPNIIGPEHYGVARGVQKILQDYKSLQDIIAILGMDELSEDDKLTVARARKIQRFLSQPFQVAEVFTGHVGKLVTLEETIKGFNRILAGELDHIPEAAFYMVGTIEDVIEKAKSLAQNI from the exons ATGAGACAGTTTATTTTGAATAGGATACCAAGCTCAATTTACTACAGCAGAAGTtggt CTCATCGAACTTCGAAGAAATGCATCACGACTTTGTCACCCGCTTCCTACGATCAAGGAATCTTCGACGAACCGAAAGTAACTTCAAGACCtg GCAAAGAACGAGAAAATCTAAATATCGGCCTTGGCGTGGATGGAAAGAGACAAGTAAAGATTGGTGCTTACATACCTCTGGCAGCTGTGTCGTATACTGGTGTTAAACAT ttctCTACAATGGCAGTACTGCAGAGCAGTGACCCTTGCGGACCTAAAAAGAACGATCCTTGCGGACCTAAAAAGAACGATCCTTGTGGACCGAAAAAGGAACCAGCAAAAGACCCATGCGGCCCTAAGAAAGACCCATGCGCGCCTAAGAAAGACCCATGTGCGCCTAAGAAAGAACCTGCGAAAGACCCGTGTGGGCCCAAAAAAGACCCATGTGCGCCTAAGAAAGACCCATGTGGGCCTAAGAAAGATGCACCTAAAGACCCATGCGGGCCTAAGAAGGAAGCCCCAAAAGACCCTTGCAAGAAAGTGTGCTCTGATGTTAGAGATGATGACTGCTGCCCCCCTTGTCCCCCTTGCCCAGGGGAGAAGGGTAAAGGGGAAGGCCCCCCGAAGAGCGCCACGGCGGGCGCTACAGGGCAGATTATTGCAG TGATTGGCGCAGTCGTTGATGTCCAATTCGACAAGGACCTCCCTCCCATTTTGAATGCTTTAGAGGTACCTGGCCGCA CACCCCGCCTAATCCTCGAAGTAGCCCAGCACCTCGGCGAGAGCTCGTGCCGCACCATCGCCATGGACGGCACGGAGGGGCTGGTGCGCGGGCAGCAGGTCGTGGACTCGGGCGCGCCCATCACCATCCCGGTGGGGCAGCCCACGCTGGGCCGGATCATGAACGTGATCGGGGAGCCTATTG ACGAGCGCGGCCCCATAGAGACCTCAGAGTTCGCGCCCATCCACGCGGACGCGCCCCCCTTCGTGGACATGTCGGTGGAGCAGGAGATCCTCGCCACCGGGATCAAGGTGGTGGACCTGCTGGCTCCCTATGTCAAGG gCGGTAAGATAGGTCTGTTTGGCGGCGCGGGCGTCGGTAAAACAGTGCTCATCATGGAACTCATCAACAACGTGGCGAAGGCTCACGGAGGATTCTCT GTGTTTGCCGGGGTGGGGGAGCGGACGCGCGAGGGGAACGATCTGTACAACGAAATGAAGGTGGGGGGCGTCATCACGGACGATTATAAAACTTCGAAG GTGGCGCTAGTATACGGGCAGATGAACGAGCCTCCGGGCGCGCGGGCGCGCGTGGCTCTCACCGGGCTGACGGTGGCGGAACACTTCCGAGACAAGGAGGGGCAGGACGTGCTGCTGTTTATAGATAACATCTTCCGGTTCACGCAGGCGGGGTCTGAG GTGTCAGCGCTGCTAGGCCGCATCCCCTCGGCCGTGGGCTACCAGCCGACCCTCGCCACCGACATGGGCACCATGCAGGAGCGCATCACCACCACCAAGACTGGCTCTATTACTAGTGTGCAG GCAGTATACGTGCCAGCAGACGACCTGACCGACCCGGCGCCCGCCACCACGTTCGCCCACCTCGACGCCACCACGGTGCTGTCGCGAGCCATCGCCGAGCTGGGCATCTACCCGGCCGTGGACCCGCTGGACTCCACCTCCAGGGTCATGGATCCTAATATAATAGGACCAGAGCACTATGGGGTGGCGCGCGGGGTGCAGAAGATCTTGCAG GACTACAAGTCGCTGCAGGACATCATCGCGATCCTCGGCATGGACGAGCTGTCAGAGGACGACAAGCTGACGGTCGCGCGCGCCCGCAAGATACAGCGGTTCTTGTCGCAGCCCTTCCAG GTGGCTGAAGTGTTCACGGGTCACGTGGGTAAGCTGGTAACTTTGGAAGAGACCATCAAGGGATTTAATAGG ATCCTGGCTGGGGAACTGGACCACATCCCAGAGGCGGCGTTCTACATGGTGGGCACCATCGAGGATGTCATCGAGAAGGCCAAGTCTTTGGCGCAGAATATTTGA
- the LOC105398025 gene encoding zinc finger protein 569 isoform X1: MLPVLMFSMQMRRKRRFNYEQMYSSLCRTCLSSKDLHPIFYGKSSEKKRSDELLMITGLEIKLNDGMPQMICTTCLNFMNGALRFRRTAEKANTKLINAGFRKSVKKQREISSLPVNTNVKIRTIIIDDDKIKTDITENALLDDISNNHDYNFDNTYSDDFQKNDDHDNSYESPKCKSKKESKEPTVYACEVCNKEFKMKNTYKAHMRFHTNFCVCELCGKKCRNNNLLLLHKRGRHGMERVHRCAYCDYSAANKEALIIHERRHTGEKPYICDHCGASFHRRSNLVQHIAIHLPEKNFQCEQCNKKFHSKKFLRSHKFKSHQTRRYTYVCHLCGSQFTSTDSARKHLTRAHGIPRDAQPPVSRIPNASIHM, translated from the exons ATGCTTCCCGTGCTGATGTTCTCAATGCAGATGCGAAGGAAGCGCAGGTTCAACTACGAGCAGATGTACTCCTCGTTGTGCCGCACCTGCCTTAGCAGTAAAGACCTGCATCCGATATTTTACGGAAAGAGTTCTGAGAAAAAACGGTCGGATGAGTTGCTTATGATCACCGGGCTAGAG ATAAAACTCAACGATGGGATGCCACAAATGATATGCACCACATGTCTTAACTTCATGAACGGAGCCCTAAGATTCAGGAGAACAGCCGAAAAGGCCAACACAAAGTTAATCAATGCAGGCTTcagaaaatcagtaaaaaaacAACGGGAAATCTCATCACTTCCTGTTAATACAAATGTTAAAATCAGAACGATAAttattgatgatgataaaatcaAAACAGATATAACAGAAAATGCCTTATTAGATGACATAAGCAATAACcatgattataattttgacaatACATACAGTGATGATTTTCAGAAAAATGATGATCATGATAACAGTTATGAAAGTCCTAAGTGTAAGAGTAAAAAAGAGAGCAAGGAACCTACAGTGTATGCATGTGAAGTTTgcaataaggaatttaaaatGAAGAACACATACAAAGCTCACATGAGGTTCCATAcaaatttctgtgtttgtgag TTGTGCGGCAAGAAGTGTCGCAACAACAACTTACTGCTGCTGCACAAGCGCGGGCGCCACGGCATGGAGCGCGTCCACCGCTGCGCCTACTGCGACTACAGCGCCGCCAACAAGGAGGCTCTCATT ATCCACGAGCGCCGTCACACGGGCGAGAAGCCCTACATCTGCGACCACTGCGGCGCCTCCTTCCACCGCCGCTCCAACCTCGTGCAGCACATCGCCATCCACCTGCCCGAGAAGAACTTCCAG TGCGAGCAGTGCAACAAAAAGTTCCACTCCAAGAAGTTCCTACGCAGCCACAAGTTCAAGTCTCACCAGACTCGCCGCTACACGTACGTCTGCCACCTCTGTGGGTCCCAGTTCACGTCCACGGACTCAGCCAGGAAACACCTGACGAGAGCCCATGGCATCCCCAGAGACGCCCAGCCTCCCGTGTCTAGGATACCTAATGCTAGCATCCATATGTGA
- the LOC105398025 gene encoding zinc finger protein 567 isoform X2, protein MLPVLMFSMQMRRKRRFNYEQMYSSLCRTCLSSKDLHPIFYGKSSEKKRSDELLMITGLEIKLNDGMPQMICTTCLNFMNGALRFRRTAEKANTKLINAGFRKSVKKQREISSLPVNTNVKIRTIIIDDDKIKTDITENALLDDISNNHDYNFDNTYSDDFQKNDDHDNSYESPKCKSKKESKEPTVYACEVCNKEFKMKNTYKAHMRFHTNFCVCELCGKKCRNNNLLLLHKRGRHGMERVHRCAYCDYSAANKEALIIHERRHTGEKPYICDHCGASFHRRSNLVQHIAIHLPEKNFQCDMCSKRLKSRKFLQIHKHNAHTDRRYAHVCPLCARRYDKPNKVRAHLRTAHGLAEPPGRIVRIELSKCGY, encoded by the exons ATGCTTCCCGTGCTGATGTTCTCAATGCAGATGCGAAGGAAGCGCAGGTTCAACTACGAGCAGATGTACTCCTCGTTGTGCCGCACCTGCCTTAGCAGTAAAGACCTGCATCCGATATTTTACGGAAAGAGTTCTGAGAAAAAACGGTCGGATGAGTTGCTTATGATCACCGGGCTAGAG ATAAAACTCAACGATGGGATGCCACAAATGATATGCACCACATGTCTTAACTTCATGAACGGAGCCCTAAGATTCAGGAGAACAGCCGAAAAGGCCAACACAAAGTTAATCAATGCAGGCTTcagaaaatcagtaaaaaaacAACGGGAAATCTCATCACTTCCTGTTAATACAAATGTTAAAATCAGAACGATAAttattgatgatgataaaatcaAAACAGATATAACAGAAAATGCCTTATTAGATGACATAAGCAATAACcatgattataattttgacaatACATACAGTGATGATTTTCAGAAAAATGATGATCATGATAACAGTTATGAAAGTCCTAAGTGTAAGAGTAAAAAAGAGAGCAAGGAACCTACAGTGTATGCATGTGAAGTTTgcaataaggaatttaaaatGAAGAACACATACAAAGCTCACATGAGGTTCCATAcaaatttctgtgtttgtgag TTGTGCGGCAAGAAGTGTCGCAACAACAACTTACTGCTGCTGCACAAGCGCGGGCGCCACGGCATGGAGCGCGTCCACCGCTGCGCCTACTGCGACTACAGCGCCGCCAACAAGGAGGCTCTCATT ATCCACGAGCGCCGTCACACGGGCGAGAAGCCCTACATCTGCGACCACTGCGGCGCCTCCTTCCACCGCCGCTCCAACCTCGTGCAGCACATCGCCATCCACCTGCCCGAGAAGAACTTCCAG TGCGACATGTGCTCCAAGCGCCTAAAATCGCGCAAGTTCCTGCAAATACACAAGCACAACGCGCACACAGACCGTCGCTACGCGCACGTCTGCCCGCTGTGCGCGCGCCGCTACGACAAGCCGAACAAAGTGCGCGCGCATTTGCGCACTGCGCACGGCCTGGCCGAGCCGCCGGGGCGCATTGTGCGCATCGAGCTGTCCAAGTGCGGATATTAA